A DNA window from Deinococcus sonorensis KR-87 contains the following coding sequences:
- a CDS encoding FAD:protein FMN transferase, giving the protein MTATPLAAVLRRVGRWLDERAGRPRWYTTHYERVLGTSLELRVRAETAVQAKVAEQALLDEIDRLEQVFSRFDPASELNRWQATLGVEQPVSPDLGELLAQSLDWTRETGGAYHPGADALGRVWAEAEQRGTVPDPAELEQLVNRLQAPAYRVRADRRAATRLSDLTLNFNAHAKGQIVDRAAEAAYRQPGVRAVLVNIGGDLRHLGDDHLRVAVADPLTRADNAPPAAHLQISGQGVATSGDTWRGYTIRGERHSHVLDPRSGQPVTWVVGASVLARDSATADVLATAFSVLTPEESLRLADQLTGVGCLLVTRDRQRYSNRYWQQHSG; this is encoded by the coding sequence GTGACCGCCACCCCGCTGGCCGCCGTCCTGCGTCGCGTGGGCCGCTGGCTGGACGAGCGGGCCGGGCGGCCGCGCTGGTACACCACGCACTACGAACGGGTGCTGGGCACCTCGCTGGAGCTGCGGGTGCGGGCCGAAACGGCGGTCCAGGCGAAGGTGGCGGAACAGGCGCTGCTGGATGAAATTGACCGGCTGGAGCAGGTGTTCAGCCGCTTTGACCCGGCCAGCGAGCTGAACCGCTGGCAGGCCACCCTGGGCGTGGAGCAGCCGGTGTCGCCGGACCTGGGCGAACTGCTGGCCCAGAGCCTGGACTGGACCCGGGAGACCGGCGGCGCCTACCACCCCGGCGCCGACGCACTGGGCCGGGTCTGGGCCGAGGCGGAGCAGCGCGGCACCGTGCCGGACCCGGCCGAGCTGGAACAGCTGGTGAACCGGCTGCAGGCGCCCGCCTACCGGGTGCGGGCAGACCGGCGGGCGGCCACCCGCCTGAGTGACCTGACGCTGAACTTCAATGCGCATGCCAAGGGGCAGATCGTGGACCGGGCGGCGGAGGCCGCCTACCGGCAGCCGGGCGTTCGCGCGGTGCTGGTGAACATCGGCGGCGACCTGCGTCACCTGGGCGACGACCACCTGCGTGTGGCCGTCGCCGACCCGTTGACCCGCGCCGACAATGCCCCCCCGGCCGCTCACCTGCAGATCAGCGGTCAGGGGGTGGCCACCAGCGGCGACACCTGGCGCGGCTACACCATTCGGGGAGAACGCCACTCGCACGTGCTCGACCCCCGCAGCGGCCAGCCGGTCACGTGGGTGGTGGGCGCGTCGGTGCTGGCGCGCGACAGCGCCACCGCCGACGTGCTGGCCACCGCCTTCAGCGTGCTGACCCCGGAAGAGAGCCTGCGCCTCGCGGATCAGCTGACCGGGGTGGGCTGCCTGCTGGTCACCCGCGACCGCCAGCGGTACAGCAACCGGTACTGGCAGCAGCACAGCGGCTGA